The segment TTCAGGGGCGACATCAATGACAAATGATTTCCACCACCACCGGAGTTGGCAAGACCCGTGCCCTATTCACCGACGTCCGGGACTTTCATTGGCACATCGATTGCTTTCTATGTTGTGCGTTTTCTGATTCGCAAATGTGAAACCGGAATCATGACGCTGACGAACTCCATCGCAGCAAAACCAATCCACGCGATTATGAATAATCAGGAAAACAATACAACGGACTCGACGCGCTCATCGCGGATTGTTTCCGGACGTGTCGTGGGCGCGGTTAATAGCCTGGCAGTTGGACGAATCGAATTTTAACAGTGGACACGATTCCCATTCTGAGAGAACCGCAACTGGCAGTTGCTTTGAGAATTAACAGGACGACGAAAGCTACTAAACGATGTAAGCAGGAGACAAACGATGGTTGCCAAAACGAAACGCGGCACGATTGTTGTGCCGTGGAACTTTACGGAATCTTGCAGACAAGCGTTGGACTTTTCACTTGATCTGACTGCTGAGCCTTCTTTGGTTCGAGTCGTTCATATTGAAAGCCCGAGGTCGGTTCCCCGCATGAATTTTGATCCGGATTGCACCGAGAGCACCGAAATGAAGGGGCTCCAGGAGAAATTTCGCGACCAGCTACCTGACGAGGAACCCTATTGCGACATACAGTTATATGTTGCCTATGGTCCGACTGCCAGCGAGATCGCTGCGTTCGCTCACCGATGTCGAGCAGGATTGATTGTCCTGGGCCACGGAGACAAACCGAGCCTGACTCGACTGATCATCGGCAGCCTTGCATCACGAATCGTAAAATTCGCCCGATGCCCCGTCCTTGTCCTCAAAGGTGAACTCGACGAAGGTAATCCATTGGCGGTTGGAAGGTTCGCGTGCCGAGGGAATAATTTACGGGCAGCTCCATCGTCCGAATAAACGGCTTTGCCGAACTTGATTGATGCACTCTCACGAACTTTTACTCACCTTCACAACAGCCGCCGCATTGGGTGTGGGCCTGTTTACACTCGCGCGATACCTACGGGTGTCAGCGATCGTCATTCTGTTGATCGGAGGCGTGATCGCGGGGCCTCAGGTGCTGGGAATCGTGAACCCCGAATCACTGGGCGATGGCCTTGGCACCATCATTTCGCTTGCCGTCGCAATCATCCTGTTCGAAGGTGGACTTACGCTTGACCTGAAAGGCTACCGAACAGTCAGCAAAGAAATTTGGCGGGTCCTGACGATTGGCGTACTGGTTACGTGGTTGGGAACTGCGCTTCTGTTGAATCTGCTGTTTAGGTTCAACTGGCCGTTTTGCTTTTTGGCGGCGAGCCTGATTATTGTCACTGGCCCAACCGTGATCGGCCCTTTGCTGCATCGCATCCGAGTCAACTCAAGGCTGCATCACATTTTGCACTGGGAAGGCGTGTTGATCGATCCGATCGGCGTTTTCATTGCGCTGTTGAGTTTTGAGTATTTCGTCAGCACCGATGGCTCGCACCAACCGGTACTGACGGATTTTCTGTTGCGATTTGCAGCCGGTGCGCTGCTTGGCGTCGCGT is part of the Mariniblastus fucicola genome and harbors:
- a CDS encoding universal stress protein; amino-acid sequence: MVAKTKRGTIVVPWNFTESCRQALDFSLDLTAEPSLVRVVHIESPRSVPRMNFDPDCTESTEMKGLQEKFRDQLPDEEPYCDIQLYVAYGPTASEIAAFAHRCRAGLIVLGHGDKPSLTRLIIGSLASRIVKFARCPVLVLKGELDEGNPLAVGRFACRGNNLRAAPSSE